Proteins from a single region of Candidatus Tiamatella incendiivivens:
- the speB gene encoding agmatinase: MKSLFIAESPEAFGGYRPEKKKTPYSLIGFPFDSTSSFRAGQRFGPNAVRTASRYIEFNSLRAGVDVDEIGGVFDEGDVAIVHGDPRETVRRVEEIYKEIFASENSRIPILIGGEHLGSLGALSAFRIINPCLIWIDAHMDLREDYLGCKYSHASVVRRLNEKYGGNIRLFYIGVRGFSEEEHDYAENKGYDIVTSLEAFRIGEDMLALKLKKFLAGCNHYYISIDMDAFDPSYAPAVGNPEPEGLTPSLILDVLWKIIDNRLVGFDIMETSPVYDLSGITGILASKLVVELVAMHYAKSGREK; encoded by the coding sequence TTGAAGTCCCTGTTTATAGCCGAATCGCCAGAGGCTTTCGGTGGTTATAGACCGGAAAAAAAGAAAACTCCATATAGCCTCATAGGATTCCCATTTGACTCGACCTCGTCTTTCAGGGCTGGACAGAGATTCGGACCCAACGCTGTTAGAACTGCTTCACGGTATATAGAGTTCAACAGCCTTAGAGCAGGAGTGGATGTGGATGAAATTGGGGGAGTATTCGATGAGGGAGACGTGGCTATAGTTCACGGAGACCCTCGTGAAACTGTGAGAAGAGTTGAAGAAATCTATAAGGAAATATTTGCAAGTGAAAACAGTCGTATTCCCATACTTATCGGGGGAGAACACTTAGGATCTCTAGGTGCTTTATCTGCGTTCAGAATAATTAATCCATGCTTGATCTGGATAGATGCGCATATGGATTTACGGGAGGATTATCTGGGATGCAAGTACAGTCATGCCAGTGTAGTTCGAAGATTAAACGAAAAGTATGGTGGCAATATTAGATTATTCTACATTGGTGTGAGGGGGTTCTCTGAAGAAGAACACGATTATGCAGAGAATAAAGGGTATGATATTGTAACTAGTCTTGAAGCGTTTAGAATAGGAGAAGACATGCTGGCATTAAAACTTAAGAAATTCTTGGCTGGCTGCAACCATTATTATATAAGCATAGATATGGATGCCTTCGATCCTTCTTATGCACCAGCCGTTGGGAACCCGGAACCAGAAGGCTTGACCCCTTCACTTATCCTAGATGTGCTCTGGAAAATAATAGATAACAGGCTAGTTGGTTTCGACATTATGGAAACCAGTCCTGTATACGACCTCAGCGGGATTACAGGAATATTAGCGAGTAAGCTTGTCGTAGAACTTGTAGCAATGCATTATGCAAAAAGCGGTAGAGAAAAATAA